Proteins from a genomic interval of Streptomyces sp. NBC_01445:
- a CDS encoding DEAD/DEAH box helicase family protein, which translates to MSAGLERLIPAASYLEEAFLRWVLTPAVDASVVSRVHSQYPVTVEERSYRLDYLIAGETLQLAVELDGFAFHSDRAAFTYDRLRQNDLAATGLTVLRFSYDAVRVDTARCVAQLQALLRQDPLLAPLVSAVPRVEVPDMAGDPMRAADPPRRSEPMSGGSYFADARTGVDRAPLRSCQDEALTALANYYASGGRHAATVMAVGAGKTALGVAAALSFSRKRALVVTPGSVIRGTFAKALDPGVPGNVLYGLAGGPLLPGVRPPATLVLDADDGQISRVSREQLLAADVLVTNFHALGTGASGGDLLAKLEPDDVDFIVVDEAHIAASASYQRLFAHFAGARTLLMSACFQRLDGKPIDADVVYRYRLVDSVADGSAKNLRVHRFAPEVASTVYEAVWPDGRREQIVGRDALLAALGDERKIARITAQSEAPIRQVMAVTRACLDAQAKLLAPVKPRVLFAAMGQAHAEQIARIAEEYGIACATLHHSMPASTIASTRRRFESDAGDLQGIVQLRMLGQGYDFPPITVVVPIRPYGSFGEFYQFLGRGVRVLRHPSVAADQQYLDVVCHAELGLEEHLEATCLDNDMDPAVLLDVPPIDPASLEEDLASPDGMAQGDGGGPGGMDAFVLYEQGRVEQRVVHELDRVEARRDEREMQLMAQRYAVYAQGTASPVPFEQFVEYMRRLTGGQ; encoded by the coding sequence ATGAGTGCGGGGCTGGAGCGACTGATCCCGGCTGCCTCCTACTTGGAGGAGGCGTTCTTGCGGTGGGTGCTGACGCCGGCCGTGGACGCATCGGTCGTCTCGCGGGTGCACAGTCAGTATCCGGTCACGGTCGAGGAGCGGAGCTACCGGCTGGACTACCTGATCGCGGGTGAGACGCTGCAGTTGGCCGTCGAGCTGGACGGGTTCGCCTTCCACAGTGACCGGGCCGCGTTCACCTACGACCGGCTGCGGCAGAACGATCTGGCTGCGACCGGCCTGACCGTGCTGCGGTTCTCCTACGATGCGGTGCGCGTGGACACCGCGCGCTGCGTGGCCCAGTTGCAGGCGCTGCTGCGACAGGATCCGCTCCTGGCGCCGCTGGTGAGTGCCGTGCCGCGCGTCGAGGTGCCGGACATGGCCGGCGATCCGATGCGGGCGGCTGATCCGCCCCGCCGATCCGAGCCAATGTCGGGTGGGTCGTATTTTGCCGATGCGCGCACGGGGGTGGACCGGGCACCGTTGCGGTCGTGCCAGGACGAGGCGTTGACTGCGCTCGCGAACTACTACGCCTCCGGCGGCCGGCATGCGGCGACGGTGATGGCGGTCGGGGCCGGCAAGACGGCCCTGGGCGTGGCGGCCGCGTTGTCGTTCAGCAGGAAGCGGGCGTTGGTGGTGACGCCGGGCTCGGTGATCCGCGGCACCTTCGCCAAGGCGCTCGATCCGGGAGTGCCGGGCAATGTGTTGTACGGGCTGGCTGGCGGACCGCTGTTGCCTGGTGTCCGCCCGCCGGCCACGCTCGTCCTGGACGCGGATGACGGGCAGATCAGCCGGGTCAGCCGAGAGCAGCTGCTGGCAGCGGACGTCCTCGTCACGAACTTTCATGCGCTGGGCACCGGCGCGAGTGGCGGGGATCTCCTGGCGAAGCTGGAGCCGGACGACGTCGACTTCATCGTCGTCGATGAGGCGCACATCGCGGCCAGCGCCTCGTATCAGCGGCTGTTCGCGCACTTTGCGGGTGCGCGCACGCTGCTGATGTCGGCGTGCTTTCAGCGCTTGGACGGCAAGCCGATCGACGCCGATGTCGTCTACCGCTATCGGCTGGTGGACTCCGTCGCGGACGGCTCGGCGAAGAACCTGCGGGTGCACCGGTTCGCCCCCGAGGTGGCATCGACGGTGTACGAGGCGGTGTGGCCGGACGGACGGCGCGAGCAGATCGTGGGCCGGGACGCGTTGTTGGCCGCGCTGGGCGATGAGCGGAAAATAGCCCGCATCACCGCTCAGTCCGAGGCCCCGATCCGGCAGGTGATGGCGGTGACGCGGGCGTGTCTTGATGCGCAAGCCAAGCTGTTGGCACCCGTCAAACCCCGGGTGTTGTTCGCGGCGATGGGCCAGGCGCATGCCGAGCAGATCGCGCGGATCGCCGAGGAGTACGGGATTGCCTGCGCCACGCTGCACCACAGCATGCCCGCGTCCACGATCGCCTCCACACGACGTCGGTTCGAGTCCGACGCCGGGGACCTGCAGGGCATCGTGCAGCTGCGGATGCTCGGCCAGGGTTACGACTTTCCGCCGATCACCGTCGTCGTGCCGATCCGCCCCTATGGCAGCTTCGGCGAGTTCTACCAGTTCCTCGGCCGCGGGGTTCGCGTCCTGCGCCACCCGTCAGTGGCCGCCGACCAGCAGTACCTGGACGTGGTCTGCCATGCCGAACTCGGCCTGGAGGAGCACCTGGAGGCCACGTGTTTGGACAACGACATGGACCCCGCTGTGCTCCTGGACGTTCCGCCGATCGACCCCGCCTCCCTGGAAGAGGACCTAGCCAGTCCAGACGGCATGGCACAGGGGGACGGCGGGGGCCCGGGTGGGATGGACGCGTTCGTGCTGTACGAACAAGGACGCGTCGAGCAGCGCGTGGTCCATGAACTGGACCGGGTGGAGGCGCGCAGGGACGAGCGGGAGATGCAGCTGATGGCCCAGCGCTACGCCGTCTATGCGCAGGGCACCGCGTCCCCGGTGCCTTTTGAACAGTTCGTCGAGTACATGCGGAGGCTGACCGGTGGCCAGTAA
- a CDS encoding YecA family protein, translated as MVHAPQKTVELPCRMQHLKRDRRGYPVIATVERSAAGVNFGAISERRKLALATFDWCAVCGLPFGDELRWQVILQDGPLPTAEISGEAPVHEVCALYAAQVCPFLFSPSSRLGDEARKGTVRTEVMRFAGFRETIGVFAHESGLQPGVYTLHYEQAQRADDFSYRDAAGVRERFAKALADEEELPLSDAEAELVRLFNRVNDHDDGDVVTGAALVAGAAFAKDVFRLQGLKAFQGKQYPTVAGLFLKGTAQEIRGFSDEANDEAFGAVGPWLLEHMDNLPTPLSRWRTRGASMVRRPSQRPEGPGRSIAKNAPCPCGSGRKARRCHPAGVAAQ; from the coding sequence ATGGTTCACGCACCACAGAAGACGGTCGAACTGCCGTGCCGCATGCAGCACTTGAAGCGCGACCGTCGGGGTTACCCGGTGATCGCGACAGTGGAGCGCAGTGCCGCGGGGGTGAACTTCGGGGCGATCAGTGAGCGGCGCAAGCTGGCGCTTGCGACCTTCGACTGGTGCGCCGTGTGCGGCCTGCCGTTCGGGGACGAGCTGCGCTGGCAGGTGATCCTGCAGGACGGGCCGTTGCCGACTGCCGAGATTAGCGGGGAGGCGCCCGTGCACGAGGTGTGCGCGCTGTATGCGGCACAGGTCTGCCCGTTCCTGTTCTCCCCCAGCTCGCGGCTGGGGGACGAGGCCAGGAAGGGAACGGTCCGCACGGAGGTCATGCGATTCGCCGGCTTCCGCGAGACCATCGGCGTGTTCGCGCACGAGTCGGGGCTGCAGCCGGGAGTCTACACACTGCACTACGAGCAGGCGCAGCGAGCGGACGACTTCTCGTATCGCGATGCGGCGGGCGTCCGGGAGCGGTTCGCCAAGGCCCTCGCAGACGAGGAAGAACTGCCGTTGAGCGACGCGGAAGCCGAGCTGGTACGGCTGTTCAACCGCGTGAACGATCACGACGACGGTGACGTGGTGACCGGTGCCGCCCTGGTCGCCGGGGCCGCCTTCGCCAAGGACGTCTTCCGTCTGCAGGGCCTGAAAGCGTTCCAGGGCAAGCAGTACCCCACGGTCGCTGGACTGTTCCTGAAAGGCACGGCACAAGAGATCCGCGGCTTCTCGGACGAGGCGAACGACGAGGCGTTCGGTGCCGTCGGCCCCTGGCTGCTGGAGCACATGGACAACCTTCCGACGCCGCTTTCCCGGTGGCGCACCCGCGGCGCCAGCATGGTGCGCCGCCCGTCCCAGCGCCCCGAAGGCCCCGGGCGCAGCATCGCGAAGAACGCCCCGTGCCCGTGCGGGTCCGGGCGCAAGGCGCGGCGGTGCCACCCGGCAGGCGTTGCGGCCCAGTAG